A region of Verrucomicrobiales bacterium DNA encodes the following proteins:
- a CDS encoding DUF4410 domain-containing protein: MTTIARRRHLLRTIHALSLGLISLLLAGCGSISKIQPSTEGQSTDLTKYSRVVVASFEDKVSEKAKDPEVQARRRTGVGRFRELLALELRSSGAFAHFSTEASTEPNTLLIGGTVTRYVEGSGFARLAIGMGAGNAYFDATVEIRDAATKQLLGTVVVDRNSWGGGGVFSMSQTLDNFMNEAAKNVSAQIVAAKTVGRFTPPKNTRPR; the protein is encoded by the coding sequence ATGACTACGATCGCTCGACGGAGGCATTTACTTCGAACCATTCACGCCCTGAGCCTTGGATTGATTTCACTCCTGTTGGCGGGATGCGGCTCCATCTCCAAGATCCAACCCTCGACGGAAGGTCAGTCTACGGATTTGACCAAATACTCCCGAGTCGTTGTGGCGTCCTTTGAGGACAAGGTGAGTGAGAAAGCGAAGGATCCAGAGGTCCAAGCCCGACGACGGACCGGCGTCGGACGCTTTCGTGAACTGCTAGCTCTCGAGCTCCGATCATCAGGCGCCTTTGCGCACTTTTCCACCGAGGCCTCAACCGAGCCCAATACCCTGCTCATCGGTGGGACGGTAACTCGGTATGTCGAAGGAAGCGGCTTCGCCCGCCTGGCCATTGGAATGGGCGCCGGAAATGCCTACTTCGATGCGACAGTGGAGATCCGCGATGCGGCCACCAAGCAGCTGCTGGGGACTGTCGTGGTGGACCGCAATAGCTGGGGCGGCGGCGGAGTTTTCTCGATGTCGCAGACCTTGGATAACTTCATGAACGAGGCGGCCAAGAATGTCTCCGCGCAGATCGTAGCGGCCAAGACCGTCGGACGCTTTACGCCGCCCAAGAACACGCGCCCTCGCTAA
- a CDS encoding YjbQ family protein, whose protein sequence is MKSLTEYLPFDVPERRGYLNITPTVEKLVKQSGVKEGLCLVNAMHITASVYINDAEDGLLHDYDVWLEKLAPHEPVAQYHHNRTGEDNADAHLKRQIMGREVVVAITQGVLDLGPWEQIFYGEFDGRRRKRVLVKIIGD, encoded by the coding sequence ATGAAATCGCTGACCGAATACCTCCCGTTCGATGTGCCGGAACGGCGCGGATATCTGAACATCACTCCGACGGTTGAGAAGCTAGTCAAGCAATCGGGGGTGAAGGAAGGTCTCTGCCTGGTGAACGCGATGCATATCACCGCCAGCGTCTACATCAACGACGCCGAGGATGGTCTGCTCCACGACTATGACGTGTGGCTCGAGAAATTGGCCCCGCACGAGCCGGTGGCTCAATACCATCACAATCGCACCGGCGAAGACAATGCCGACGCTCACCTGAAGCGTCAGATCATGGGACGAGAGGTCGTAGTCGCCATCACGCAAGGGGTTCTGGATCTGGGACCGTGGGAACAGATCTTCTACGGTGAATTCGATGGCCGACGCCGGAAGCGCGTGCTGGTCAAAATCATCGGGGATTGA